From Candidatus Woesearchaeota archaeon, one genomic window encodes:
- a CDS encoding LAGLIDADG family homing endonuclease — protein sequence MKNKKSLNEELLSKRVFFRDDTIRDEFFAKLKAQFGTWKELRKHFGIYKSRLEHLRDGDISIPYSTFLDLLSHLSTDDNNFFNKQIFLKDRNWGMIKGGLATYKKHRYIFEKGRKIGAKSARCGRYNFQFDTPLTPQLCELIGAFIGDGFTNKYGGMYMIQFTGHSKLDKEYIVETLKPIIKEMSPNSNPIITEKDNTMRMTIYSKEFYNLLTKRFKFPSGKKSYTVTIPDEIVNSEDQKSITNCIRGIYDTDGCIFYDKRKIYKTPYLRVQLGTVSVPLMNQVYNILKNLNLNPRAYINGRKHVIQINGFENVNKFIKEIGFSNKKHLDKIKDL from the coding sequence ATGAAAAATAAAAAATCACTCAATGAAGAATTGCTTTCTAAAAGAGTCTTCTTTAGAGATGATACTATCAGGGATGAATTCTTTGCTAAGCTTAAGGCTCAGTTCGGTACATGGAAAGAATTAAGAAAGCATTTTGGCATTTATAAATCAAGACTAGAACATTTAAGAGATGGTGATATTTCAATACCTTATTCTACTTTCTTAGATTTATTGTCTCATTTAAGCACAGATGATAACAACTTCTTTAATAAACAAATCTTCTTAAAAGATAGAAATTGGGGGATGATTAAAGGGGGGCTTGCTACTTATAAAAAACACAGATATATTTTTGAAAAAGGAAGAAAGATTGGAGCTAAAAGTGCTAGATGCGGCAGGTATAATTTTCAATTTGATACGCCTCTAACCCCGCAATTATGCGAATTAATTGGCGCATTTATAGGAGATGGGTTTACCAATAAATATGGCGGCATGTATATGATTCAATTTACAGGACATTCTAAACTCGATAAAGAATACATTGTTGAAACTCTAAAACCAATTATTAAAGAAATGAGCCCAAATTCAAATCCAATCATTACGGAAAAAGATAATACGATGAGAATGACAATATACTCCAAGGAATTTTATAATTTATTGACAAAAAGATTCAAATTTCCATCTGGTAAAAAATCATATACTGTAACAATACCTGATGAAATTGTTAATTCTGAGGATCAAAAATCAATTACTAATTGTATTAGGGGCATTTATGATACTGACGGCTGTATTTTTTATGATAAAAGAAAAATTTACAAAACGCCATATTTAAGAGTACAACTAGGCACGGTAAGTGTACCTTTAATGAACCAAGTTTACAATATATTAAAAAACCTTAATTTAAATCCAAGAGCATATATTAATGGCAGAAAACATGTTATTCAAATTAATGGCTTTGAAAACGTTAATAAATTTATAAAAGAAATTGGCTTTTCCAATAAAAAACATTTAGATAAAATTAAAGATTTATAA
- a CDS encoding ribosome biogenesis/translation initiation ATPase RLI, with protein sequence MARIAVVEKDKCNPEGCGNYLCIRVCPVNRIGKDCIVKGLTTKAQIDEELCTGCGICVNRCPFGAIHIINLPEELKEGPIHRYGKNGFALYRLPIPIFGKVVGILGVNGIGKTTALKILAGLLKPNFGKEEEATYDELIYHFKGSEAQSFFEKIKKGQIKISYKPQQVDAIPKTAKGKVIDLLKKVDEKKELSRVAKQLEIEKILDNNINEISGGELQRVAIAATVLKKANLYVFDEPSSYLDIKQRIKVSKFIKSLADENTAVMVVEHDLIILDYMTDLIHMMYGRESVYGVVSQPKATRNGINIYLDGYLKEENVRFRDKTIKFSVKPPTESKKRMLLTGWHDIEKKLGAFKLKAEKGELHRHETIGILGENGIGKTTFVKILAGALKQDKGIVDQNIKVSYKPQYIETKSDELVMVALKEAMQKYDVQLMRPLNLKHLLTKKISELSGGELQRVAIAHCLSQKADLYLLDEPSAYLDIEQRLVVSKVIHDIMEERGTSALVVDHDLLFIDYLSEGLVVFIGEPAVHGEAKGPFNMKDGMNMFLRELGVTLRRDKESNRPRINKEGSQLDREQKDQNKLYYG encoded by the coding sequence ATGGCAAGAATCGCTGTTGTTGAAAAGGACAAATGCAACCCGGAAGGCTGCGGAAACTATCTTTGCATTAGAGTGTGCCCTGTCAACAGGATCGGCAAGGACTGCATAGTTAAAGGCCTAACCACAAAAGCGCAGATTGATGAAGAGCTTTGCACAGGCTGCGGCATATGCGTCAACAGATGCCCTTTTGGAGCGATACACATCATTAACCTTCCAGAGGAATTGAAAGAAGGCCCAATACACCGCTACGGCAAAAATGGATTTGCTTTATACAGGCTGCCAATCCCAATATTCGGCAAAGTTGTCGGAATTTTGGGAGTCAATGGAATCGGAAAAACAACGGCATTAAAAATATTAGCAGGATTGCTGAAGCCAAATTTTGGAAAGGAAGAAGAAGCAACTTATGACGAGCTGATATATCATTTCAAAGGCAGCGAAGCCCAGTCTTTCTTTGAGAAAATAAAGAAAGGCCAGATAAAGATAAGCTATAAGCCGCAGCAGGTTGATGCAATCCCGAAAACAGCAAAAGGAAAGGTAATTGATCTTTTAAAAAAAGTGGATGAAAAAAAAGAATTGAGCAGGGTTGCAAAGCAGCTGGAGATTGAAAAAATACTCGACAATAACATCAATGAAATCTCTGGAGGAGAGCTGCAGAGAGTTGCAATTGCAGCAACTGTCTTGAAAAAAGCGAATCTCTATGTTTTTGACGAGCCATCTTCTTATTTGGATATAAAGCAAAGAATTAAAGTAAGCAAATTCATCAAAAGCCTTGCAGATGAAAACACAGCAGTAATGGTTGTTGAGCATGATCTGATTATTCTGGATTACATGACTGACCTGATTCACATGATGTACGGCAGGGAAAGCGTTTATGGAGTTGTTTCGCAGCCAAAGGCAACTAGGAACGGAATAAATATTTACTTGGATGGCTATCTGAAAGAAGAAAATGTCCGCTTTAGGGATAAAACAATAAAATTTTCTGTAAAGCCGCCAACAGAATCCAAAAAAAGAATGCTGCTGACAGGCTGGCATGATATTGAAAAAAAGCTTGGAGCCTTTAAGTTGAAAGCTGAAAAAGGCGAGTTGCACAGGCACGAAACAATAGGCATTTTGGGAGAGAATGGAATCGGAAAAACAACATTTGTGAAAATATTGGCAGGAGCCTTAAAGCAGGACAAAGGAATTGTTGACCAAAACATTAAAGTAAGCTATAAGCCCCAGTACATCGAAACAAAATCAGATGAGCTTGTAATGGTTGCTTTAAAGGAAGCAATGCAGAAATACGATGTTCAATTAATGAGGCCTCTAAATCTTAAGCATTTACTGACTAAAAAGATAAGCGAGCTTTCAGGCGGGGAATTGCAGAGAGTTGCTATTGCGCATTGCCTTTCGCAAAAAGCAGATCTTTATCTTTTAGACGAGCCTTCTGCTTATCTTGATATTGAGCAAAGGCTGGTTGTTTCAAAAGTCATACACGATATAATGGAAGAAAGGGGAACATCAGCATTGGTTGTTGATCACGATTTGCTGTTTATTGATTATTTGTCAGAGGGGTTAGTTGTGTTTATAGGTGAGCCTGCTGTCCATGGCGAGGCAAAAGGCCCATTTAACATGAAAGACGGGATGAATATGTTTTTAAGAGAACTGGGCGTTACATTAAGGCGCGACAAAGAATCAAACAGGCCAAGGATCAACAAGGAAGGATCCCAGCTTGACAGGGAGCAGAAAGATCAGAATAAATTGTATTATGGCTAA